From Vicinamibacteria bacterium, a single genomic window includes:
- a CDS encoding oligopeptide transporter, OPT family, protein MAQTPAPVAFRPYVADETALPELTLRALVLGSLLGLLFGASSAYLGLRVGLTVSASIPIAVISITVFRALSRTLGSPASILENNIVQTTGSAGESIAGGVIYTIPALVFLGFELDWMRTMVLALLGGILGILMMIPLRRYLIVREHGVLTYPEGTACAEVLMVGEEKGTEARLVFEGLFVGLFYKMLMAINGLWNQFPERVLGFYNKTARIRLDASPELMGVGYIIGYRSSALMVGGGALASLVLIPAIALFGEGRSAPLYPASVPISTMGADDIWNYYIRYVGAGAVAAGGIINLVRAMPTIIDSFAASFRDLRLSRGGGGPALRRTERDIPITVVLVGSVALALAMTLIPQLKVNLLAAGLIILFGFFFSVVASRITGELGSSSCPISGMAIATLMGTCLIFVTLGWTGHGYTAVALAVGGVVCIAASNAGTTSQDLKTGFLVGATPWKQQVALIVGVLACVFVVGRTVIFINESFSTVRAAHFDVVLSADAQAPRQAGPDGASYGLRRVGGVPGIPDGTYLADAEGQVHFEVVQGIGSERASAPQARLMSLVIKGILERQLPWGLVLIGVFISIVMEMVGVPALAFAVGVYLPLESTTPVFVGGLVRWLIDRHRGGEAESDAGPGVLYSSGLIAGGSLMGLGVAALAPDRLTWLREAFNLGPRLLPPAFVTSAIPGLLAFLLIAYLLHRRARGSPPAA, encoded by the coding sequence TTGGCCCAAACCCCTGCGCCGGTCGCGTTCCGGCCCTACGTCGCGGACGAGACGGCGCTCCCAGAGCTGACCCTGCGCGCGCTCGTCCTGGGCTCGCTCCTGGGCCTGCTTTTCGGCGCCTCCTCCGCCTACCTGGGCCTGCGCGTGGGCCTCACCGTGTCCGCCTCCATCCCCATCGCGGTCATCTCCATCACCGTGTTCCGCGCCCTCTCCCGCACCCTGGGCTCCCCGGCCTCAATCCTTGAGAACAACATCGTCCAAACCACAGGCTCGGCGGGGGAGTCCATCGCGGGGGGGGTGATCTACACCATCCCCGCCCTTGTGTTCCTGGGCTTCGAGCTGGACTGGATGCGGACCATGGTGCTCGCCCTGCTGGGCGGCATTCTCGGCATCCTGATGATGATTCCGCTCCGGCGCTACCTGATCGTTCGGGAGCACGGGGTCCTCACCTACCCCGAGGGGACGGCCTGCGCCGAGGTCCTCATGGTGGGGGAGGAGAAGGGGACGGAGGCCCGGCTGGTCTTCGAGGGGCTGTTTGTGGGCCTCTTCTACAAGATGCTGATGGCCATCAACGGCCTGTGGAACCAGTTCCCGGAGCGGGTGCTCGGCTTCTACAACAAGACAGCCCGAATTCGCCTGGACGCCTCCCCGGAGCTCATGGGGGTCGGCTACATCATCGGGTACCGCTCCTCCGCCCTCATGGTGGGGGGCGGGGCCCTAGCCTCCCTGGTCCTCATTCCCGCCATCGCCCTCTTTGGCGAAGGCCGCTCCGCCCCCCTCTATCCGGCCAGCGTCCCCATCTCGACCATGGGGGCGGACGACATCTGGAACTACTACATCCGCTACGTGGGGGCGGGAGCGGTGGCGGCGGGGGGCATCATCAACCTCGTAAGGGCCATGCCCACCATCATCGACTCCTTCGCTGCCTCCTTCCGCGACCTCCGGCTTTCGCGGGGCGGCGGCGGGCCGGCCCTGCGCCGCACCGAGCGCGACATTCCCATCACCGTCGTGCTGGTGGGCTCGGTGGCCCTCGCCCTGGCCATGACCCTCATCCCCCAGCTCAAGGTGAACCTCCTGGCCGCGGGCCTCATCATCCTCTTCGGCTTCTTCTTCTCCGTGGTCGCCTCCCGCATCACGGGTGAGCTTGGTTCCTCCTCCTGCCCGATCAGCGGCATGGCCATCGCTACCCTCATGGGCACCTGCCTCATCTTCGTGACCCTGGGCTGGACCGGCCACGGATACACCGCGGTGGCTCTGGCCGTGGGGGGGGTGGTGTGCATCGCCGCCAGCAACGCGGGGACCACGAGCCAGGATCTGAAGACCGGGTTCCTGGTGGGGGCCACGCCCTGGAAGCAGCAGGTGGCTCTCATCGTGGGGGTGCTGGCCTGCGTGTTCGTGGTGGGAAGGACCGTCATCTTCATCAACGAGAGCTTCAGCACCGTCCGCGCCGCCCACTTTGACGTCGTCCTGAGCGCGGACGCGCAGGCCCCCCGGCAGGCGGGCCCCGACGGCGCGTCCTACGGGCTCCGCCGCGTGGGGGGGGTGCCGGGGATCCCGGACGGGACCTACTTGGCCGACGCCGAGGGCCAGGTCCATTTCGAGGTCGTGCAAGGCATCGGCTCCGAGCGGGCCTCCGCGCCCCAAGCCCGGCTGATGAGCCTGGTCATCAAGGGGATTCTGGAGCGTCAGCTCCCCTGGGGCCTCGTCCTCATCGGGGTCTTCATCTCCATCGTCATGGAAATGGTGGGGGTTCCCGCCTTGGCCTTCGCGGTCGGGGTGTACTTGCCCCTGGAGAGCACGACCCCGGTCTTCGTGGGGGGCCTGGTGCGCTGGCTGATCGACCGGCACCGCGGGGGGGAGGCGGAATCCGACGCGGGCCCGGGCGTGCTTTACAGCTCCGGCCTCATCGCGGGCGGCTCCCTCATGGGCCTGGGGGTGGCGGCGCTGGCCCCCGATCGGCTCACCTGGCTGCGCGAGGCATTCAACCTCGGGCCCCGCCTCCTGCCCCCGGCCTTCGTGACCTCTGCCATTCCCGGGCTGCTGGCCTTCCTCCTCATCGCCTACCTGCTCCACCGCCGGGCCCGGGGCTCACCGCCCGCCGCCTGA
- a CDS encoding sigma-54 dependent transcriptional regulator: protein MAKPRILILDDDPGTLASLSRAFALEGYTALTASSAVRALERLQEEPVDAVLSDVVMPEMDGLEFLARLRERNADVPVILMSGQATVETAVKATRLGALDFVEKPVGLDRLLLTLRNALRLDRLERENRELQRYWRDELALVGDSAPLASLRALVERAAPSDVPILVVGENGTGKELVARAIHELSPRRAQPFVRMNCAAVPADLVESELFGHEKGAFSGAVAQRRGRFEQADGGTLFLDEIGDMPAAMQAKLLRVLQDGEVTRVGGTGEIRVDVRLISATNRDVETMLADGRFREDLYYRISTLTLRAPPLRERPDDVPTLALHFAAAACRRNLWKPRRIAPEALELLRAQPWRGNVRELRNVVERALILSEGDPLTGEDLRAALPTSPATRPAPAPAQGALRDLVESFERDVIRERLRTTGGHVTNAARSLGLERSHLYKKCKQLGIDMREGT, encoded by the coding sequence ATGGCTAAGCCGCGCATCCTGATCCTGGACGACGACCCCGGCACCCTGGCCTCCCTGTCCCGAGCCTTCGCCCTCGAGGGCTACACCGCCTTGACCGCCTCCTCGGCCGTGCGGGCCCTGGAGCGGCTGCAGGAGGAGCCGGTGGACGCGGTTCTCTCCGACGTGGTGATGCCGGAGATGGACGGGCTCGAGTTCCTGGCCCGGCTGCGCGAGCGCAACGCGGACGTGCCCGTGATCCTCATGAGCGGACAGGCCACGGTGGAGACGGCGGTCAAAGCCACCCGCCTGGGGGCTCTGGATTTCGTGGAGAAGCCGGTGGGGCTCGACCGGCTGCTCCTCACCCTCCGCAACGCCTTGCGCCTGGACCGCCTGGAGCGCGAGAACCGCGAGCTGCAGAGGTACTGGCGGGACGAGCTCGCGCTCGTGGGGGACAGCGCGCCCCTGGCCTCCCTGCGGGCCCTGGTGGAGCGCGCCGCCCCCTCCGACGTACCCATCCTGGTCGTGGGCGAGAACGGGACCGGCAAGGAGCTGGTGGCCCGGGCCATCCACGAGCTCTCGCCCCGCCGGGCCCAGCCCTTCGTGCGCATGAACTGCGCGGCCGTGCCCGCAGATCTGGTGGAGAGCGAGCTCTTCGGCCACGAGAAAGGGGCGTTCTCGGGGGCGGTGGCCCAGCGCCGCGGCCGGTTCGAGCAGGCCGACGGGGGCACCCTCTTCCTGGACGAGATCGGGGACATGCCCGCGGCCATGCAGGCCAAGCTGCTCCGCGTGCTCCAGGACGGCGAGGTGACGCGGGTGGGGGGCACGGGCGAGATCCGGGTGGACGTGCGCCTCATCTCCGCCACCAACCGCGACGTGGAGACCATGCTCGCGGACGGGCGCTTCCGCGAGGACCTCTACTACCGGATCAGCACCCTCACCCTGCGCGCGCCTCCCCTAAGGGAGCGGCCGGACGACGTGCCCACCCTCGCCCTCCACTTCGCGGCCGCGGCCTGCCGGCGCAACCTCTGGAAGCCACGCCGCATCGCCCCCGAGGCCTTGGAGCTGCTCCGCGCGCAGCCCTGGAGGGGCAACGTGCGCGAGCTCCGGAACGTGGTCGAGCGCGCCCTCATCCTCTCCGAGGGCGATCCCCTGACGGGGGAGGATCTCCGCGCCGCCCTCCCCACCTCCCCCGCCACCCGCCCCGCGCCCGCCCCCGCGCAGGGGGCGCTTCGGGACCTGGTGGAGTCCTTCGAGCGCGACGTGATCCGCGAGCGGCTGAGGACGACCGGCGGCCACGTCACCAACGCCGCCCGCAGCCTGGGGCTGGAGCGAAGCCACCTCTACAAGAAGTGCAAGCAGCTCGGCATCGACATGCGCGAGGGGACGTAG
- a CDS encoding AAA family ATPase, giving the protein MKVAFIGTHGVGKTTLCYDLASLLKRQDVNVDMVKEVARLSPLPINRQTSIEAQTWILMTQVAEEIRSASQHAVVVCDRSVLDNYAYLALACGRQKPIERFVDHWMKTYDLLFKVPLSTAPVSADGVRDTDQFFMRSIDELVDRLLKEKKIPHEVLPPGQRERWLETVRERVLSAPGLSKRLF; this is encoded by the coding sequence ATGAAGGTCGCCTTCATCGGCACCCACGGCGTGGGCAAGACCACCCTCTGCTACGACCTCGCCTCCCTCCTCAAGCGCCAGGACGTGAACGTGGACATGGTCAAGGAGGTGGCCCGGCTCTCGCCCCTTCCCATCAACCGCCAGACCTCGATCGAGGCCCAGACCTGGATTCTCATGACCCAGGTGGCGGAGGAGATAAGGTCCGCCAGCCAGCACGCGGTGGTGGTCTGCGACCGCAGCGTCCTCGACAATTATGCCTACCTGGCCCTGGCCTGCGGCCGCCAGAAGCCGATCGAGCGCTTCGTGGACCACTGGATGAAGACCTACGATCTGCTCTTCAAGGTTCCCCTCTCCACCGCGCCCGTCTCCGCGGACGGCGTGCGCGACACCGACCAGTTCTTCATGCGCTCCATCGACGAGCTCGTCGACCGCCTGCTCAAGGAGAAGAAGATCCCCCACGAGGTGCTCCCCCCCGGACAGCGGGAGCGGTGGCTCGAGACGGTGCGCGAACGGGTCCTGAGTGCTCCCGGGCTGTCCAAGCGGCTGTTCTAG